One genomic window of Nicotiana sylvestris chromosome 10, ASM39365v2, whole genome shotgun sequence includes the following:
- the LOC104226855 gene encoding O-fucosyltransferase 7-like isoform X2: protein MQQKKKRWRNSVRKVLSCAIAVITFVSLLSVHVHVPSFDVTSFPHNKLPMHELSYQRLSGERSWIEEFAPPHFSKAPVTASKLDGANWNWTLDKLWKPPPNRDYVRCVAPTSSYTSPPESRGYLLVHTNGGLNQMRAGICDMVAVARIINATLVIPELDKRSLWKDSSKFSDVFDEDHFINSLANDVRIVKKLPKELASAARAVKHFRSWSGVDYYEKEIATMWDEYQVIRAAKSDSRLANNNLPPDIQKLRCRACYQALRFSPQIEAMGKLLVDRMRTYGPYIALHLRYEKDMLAFSGCTHDLSPEEAEELRAIRESIPWWKVKDIDPVEQRGKGYCPLSPREVGMFLSALGFTSNTPIYIAAGEIYGGDSHMSDLQSRYPLLMNKEKLASYDELEPFSKHASQLAAIDYIVSVESDIFIPSYSGNMARAVEGHRRFLGHRKTISPDRKALVRLVNKVDQGTMIEGKKLSDRIIEVHRTRQGSPRKRKGPISGRKGMDRFRSEEAFYVNPLPDCLCQNEPSYSNKSHAIV, encoded by the exons ATGCAGCAGAAGAAGAAAAGGTGGAGGAATTCAGTTCGAAAGGTGTTAAGTTGTGCCATTGCTGTAATAACTTTTGTGTCTCTGCTATCCGTACATGTTCATGTCCCTTCCTTTGATGTTACTAGCTTCCCTCACAACAAACTTCCTATG CATGAGTTGTCGTACCAAAGATTGAGCGGAGAGCGAAGCTGGATTGAAGAATTTGCTCCACCCCATTTCTCAAAAGCTCCTGTTACTGCTAGCAAG TTGGATGGTGCAAATTGGAATTGGACCTTGGATAAGTTATGGAAACCGCCTCCAAATCGAGACTATGTTCGTTGTGTTGCACCAACTTCATCATATACTT CTCCTCCAGAATCTCGAGGCTACCTGCTCGTTCATACTAATGGTGGACTCAATCAGATGAGGGCCGGG ATATGTGACATGGTTGCTGTTGCTCGTATCATAAATGCTACTCTTGTAATCCCGGAGCTTGATAAGCGCTCACTTTGGAAGGACTCTAG CAAATTCTCTGATGTGTTTGATGAAGACCATTTCATTAATTCTTTGGCAAATGATGTAAGGATTGTCAAAAAGCTACCAAAGGAACTTGCATCTGCAGCTAGAGCTGTTAAGCATTTCAGAAGTTGGTCTGGTGTAGATTACTATGAGAAGGAGATAGCTACCATGTGGGATGAATACCAG GTAATTCGAGCAGCCAAGTCTGACTCAAGGCTGGCAAATAATAACCTGCCTCCTGATATTCAGAAGTTGCGCTGCCGTGCTTGCTATCAAGCCCTCCGATTTTCTCCCCAAATCGAAGCAATGGGAAAG TTGTTGGTTGATCGTATGCGAACCTATGGTCCATACATTGCTTTACATTTGCGCTATGAGAAAGACATGCTTGCCTTTAGTGGATGCACACATGATCTATCCCCAGAAGAAGCTGAAGAACTAAGGGCAATCAG GGAAAGCATCCCATGGTGGAAAGTGAAAGACATCGACCCTGTAGAACAAAGAGGCAAAGGCTATTGTCCATTATCTCCACGGGAGGTGGGGATGTTCCTTTCTGCTCTTGGGTTCACATCGAACACCCCGATTTACATTGCTGCAGGAGAGATATATGGGGGTGATTCCCATATGTCTGATCTACAGTCTCGCTATCCCTTATTAATGAACAAG GAAAAGTTGGCGTCTTATGATGAGCTTGAACCATTCAGCAAGCATGCATCTCAATTAGCTGCAATAGATTATATTGTGTCAGTTGAGAGTGACATATTCATTCCTTCGTACTCAGGGAATATGGCAAGAGCAGTTGAGGGACATCGTCGGTTTCTGGGGCACAGGAAAACAATATCTCCTGATAG GAAAGCTCTCGTCCGGCTTGTCAACAAAGTTGACCAAGGTACAATGATAGAGGGGAAAAAACTGTCTGATCGCATTATTGAAGTTCACAGAACAAG GCAAGGATCGCCTAGGAAGCGAAAAGGACCGATTTCAGGAAGGAAGGGAATGGATAGGTTCCGTTCAGAGGAGGCATTTTATGTAAATCCTTTACCAGATTGTTTATGTCAAAATGAGCCATCATACTCAAACAAGTCTCATGCTATCGTGTAA
- the LOC104226855 gene encoding O-fucosyltransferase 7-like isoform X1 → MQQKKKRWRNSVRKVLSCAIAVITFVSLLSVHVHVPSFDVTSFPHNKLPMQHELSYQRLSGERSWIEEFAPPHFSKAPVTASKLDGANWNWTLDKLWKPPPNRDYVRCVAPTSSYTSPPESRGYLLVHTNGGLNQMRAGICDMVAVARIINATLVIPELDKRSLWKDSSKFSDVFDEDHFINSLANDVRIVKKLPKELASAARAVKHFRSWSGVDYYEKEIATMWDEYQVIRAAKSDSRLANNNLPPDIQKLRCRACYQALRFSPQIEAMGKLLVDRMRTYGPYIALHLRYEKDMLAFSGCTHDLSPEEAEELRAIRESIPWWKVKDIDPVEQRGKGYCPLSPREVGMFLSALGFTSNTPIYIAAGEIYGGDSHMSDLQSRYPLLMNKEKLASYDELEPFSKHASQLAAIDYIVSVESDIFIPSYSGNMARAVEGHRRFLGHRKTISPDRKALVRLVNKVDQGTMIEGKKLSDRIIEVHRTRQGSPRKRKGPISGRKGMDRFRSEEAFYVNPLPDCLCQNEPSYSNKSHAIV, encoded by the exons ATGCAGCAGAAGAAGAAAAGGTGGAGGAATTCAGTTCGAAAGGTGTTAAGTTGTGCCATTGCTGTAATAACTTTTGTGTCTCTGCTATCCGTACATGTTCATGTCCCTTCCTTTGATGTTACTAGCTTCCCTCACAACAAACTTCCTATG CAGCATGAGTTGTCGTACCAAAGATTGAGCGGAGAGCGAAGCTGGATTGAAGAATTTGCTCCACCCCATTTCTCAAAAGCTCCTGTTACTGCTAGCAAG TTGGATGGTGCAAATTGGAATTGGACCTTGGATAAGTTATGGAAACCGCCTCCAAATCGAGACTATGTTCGTTGTGTTGCACCAACTTCATCATATACTT CTCCTCCAGAATCTCGAGGCTACCTGCTCGTTCATACTAATGGTGGACTCAATCAGATGAGGGCCGGG ATATGTGACATGGTTGCTGTTGCTCGTATCATAAATGCTACTCTTGTAATCCCGGAGCTTGATAAGCGCTCACTTTGGAAGGACTCTAG CAAATTCTCTGATGTGTTTGATGAAGACCATTTCATTAATTCTTTGGCAAATGATGTAAGGATTGTCAAAAAGCTACCAAAGGAACTTGCATCTGCAGCTAGAGCTGTTAAGCATTTCAGAAGTTGGTCTGGTGTAGATTACTATGAGAAGGAGATAGCTACCATGTGGGATGAATACCAG GTAATTCGAGCAGCCAAGTCTGACTCAAGGCTGGCAAATAATAACCTGCCTCCTGATATTCAGAAGTTGCGCTGCCGTGCTTGCTATCAAGCCCTCCGATTTTCTCCCCAAATCGAAGCAATGGGAAAG TTGTTGGTTGATCGTATGCGAACCTATGGTCCATACATTGCTTTACATTTGCGCTATGAGAAAGACATGCTTGCCTTTAGTGGATGCACACATGATCTATCCCCAGAAGAAGCTGAAGAACTAAGGGCAATCAG GGAAAGCATCCCATGGTGGAAAGTGAAAGACATCGACCCTGTAGAACAAAGAGGCAAAGGCTATTGTCCATTATCTCCACGGGAGGTGGGGATGTTCCTTTCTGCTCTTGGGTTCACATCGAACACCCCGATTTACATTGCTGCAGGAGAGATATATGGGGGTGATTCCCATATGTCTGATCTACAGTCTCGCTATCCCTTATTAATGAACAAG GAAAAGTTGGCGTCTTATGATGAGCTTGAACCATTCAGCAAGCATGCATCTCAATTAGCTGCAATAGATTATATTGTGTCAGTTGAGAGTGACATATTCATTCCTTCGTACTCAGGGAATATGGCAAGAGCAGTTGAGGGACATCGTCGGTTTCTGGGGCACAGGAAAACAATATCTCCTGATAG GAAAGCTCTCGTCCGGCTTGTCAACAAAGTTGACCAAGGTACAATGATAGAGGGGAAAAAACTGTCTGATCGCATTATTGAAGTTCACAGAACAAG GCAAGGATCGCCTAGGAAGCGAAAAGGACCGATTTCAGGAAGGAAGGGAATGGATAGGTTCCGTTCAGAGGAGGCATTTTATGTAAATCCTTTACCAGATTGTTTATGTCAAAATGAGCCATCATACTCAAACAAGTCTCATGCTATCGTGTAA